The Actinomycetota bacterium genome includes a window with the following:
- a CDS encoding AI-2E family transporter, giving the protein IIAVGEGGIAQGAIMLVVVLVANLALENFVEPKVMGRTLDIHPLVVLVVTALGGLLGGIVGLILAVPATVIASNGIARLRARGSLARVAERAEPTVQRILS; this is encoded by the coding sequence ATCATCGCCGTCGGTGAGGGCGGCATCGCCCAGGGGGCGATCATGCTCGTCGTCGTCCTGGTCGCGAACCTCGCCCTCGAGAACTTCGTCGAGCCCAAGGTCATGGGCCGCACCCTCGACATCCACCCGCTGGTCGTGCTGGTCGTCACCGCGCTCGGCGGCCTCCTGGGCGGTATCGTCGGCCTCATCCTGGCCGTGCCCGCCACCGTAATCGCCAGCAACGGCATCGCCCGCCTGCGAGCAAGAGGCTCCCTGGCGCGGGTCGCCGAACGCGCCGAGCCGACCGTGCAACGCATCCTCAGCTGA